CGATTATACGTTCAGTTCGGCTATTGATACAACCCTATTGGATCTGATGCGAAATGATAAGAAAAATCTATCCAATCAGATCGGCTTTGCGCTCCTTGATAAAATAGGTAGTTGTCAGTATGATATTTTCGTTTCTGAGGATGATATTATTGAAAGTCTTGATTTCTACCGTGAGCTAACCGCAGGATAAAATTTTGGAAAAAGCTGTGTACGGGGAGAGTACATAGCTTTTTCTATTATGATCTAAGTGTTAAACGTACTGCAGAAAGTTGCGACCTTAGCTTATAAAAAACCTAAACTAAATTTTAATAATAACCAACTATATCATGAATAAATTCTCCATTTTTCTGTTTTTCTTTTTTGCGGTGACCATGACCGCCATTGCACAAAAAAGAGTGCTGATTTTTAGTAAAACCCAAGGGTTTAGACATAGTAGTATTGAAAAAGGTGCTCAAGTACTGAAACAATTGTTGGACAAGGAAAAGATTGCCTCTGATCATTCCGAAGATGCGGCTCTGTTTACGGACCAAGACTTGAAAAAGTATGATGCCATTATCTTTTTAAGTACTACTGGCAATATTTTGGATGAGACACAGCAAGAGGCGTTTGTCCGTTATATTCAATCGGGCAAAGGTTTTGTGGGGATCCATGCCGCAACGGATACCGAATTTGACTGGCCATGGTACAACGGTTTGGTTGGGGCCTATTTTACGTCACATCCTGCTGTACAGAATGCTAAAATAGCTATTGTTGATAGAAAACATATCGCTACCAAACATCTTGATCCTGTATGGTGGCATAAGGATGAATGGTACAATTTTAAAGATGTTAAAGAAGGTCTACATGTGTTGATGAATTTGGATGAGAAGAGTTATAATGGCGGGAAAATGGGCGATCATCATCCGATTTCCTGGAGCCAAAATTATGATGGAGGAAAGGTTTTTTATACAGGACTGGGGCATACAGAAGAATCTTATGATGAACCTGCGTTCCAAAAACACTTGATTGGCGGAATTTTATCGGTACTTCCGAAAAAATAGTGTAATTAGCCTAAAGTTAGTATAATCCAAAAGTCTGAGTGCTTTAATGCTAAAGATTCAAAAAACGTCTAATACCCCATAAGTGATAATCATTTATGGGGTATTTTTAGCTATAAGAGACAGCATGCATTTTTAAGCAAGGGTATCCCATTGTGCTGATTTTAAGTTTTTAGTACCTGAATTTGTATTTTGCACCTAGACTAAACCATCTTCCTGGCATCGGTACAGCCGCCGCTTCAATATAGCTCTTGTCAAAAATGTTCTGAATATCAGCAAAAATATTGAGGCCGATAAGCTGATACGAAGCTCTTAGATCTGCAATAAAATAATTTTTGTAACTGATACGTTCGTTGAAACGATTTGCTGTTGTCAGCATCCAGTTTTTATGATTCACCGTAAAATTGAGAATAACCTGCTGTCTTAAATTTTCAATGGCATATTTGGAGCGGATGCCATTTTCAACTTTGATCTTTGGATTTAGATAGTTATAACTTATTGTCGTGTAAAATCGTGTGGTAGCCATTGGATCATTGAGCTGATAACGAAAAGATCCATTGAGTCCATCAACAATATTTTTTCCAATATTGGAGGGTTTCCATGGAATGACAGTTCCTTCGGCAACAGCACCATCGGTTTTTTGCCAGTCTATAAAATCATTTATATTTCGGTGAAAATAGCTAACCTGAGCAACGATATGGTTGGATAGATATTTGATACCACCTTCAATCTGATAGGCATTCTCTGATGTTAGATCTGGATTTCCAATATTGGCAGTTTGATTGGTATAGAGGTCTGTAAATGACGGGATACGTTGGGCAGATCCTGCACTCAGGACGAATTTCCAGCGTTCTGTTATACTATAGCCTAGGTCGAGCCCCGGAAATACCTGCCAGCCAAATTTTGAATTATAATTTACGTAGGCTCCCGCATTGACCATTAGTTTGGCAATCGCTTCAGTTTTGAACTCCAGATAACCGCCGTAGTTTTCGCGGTTATGGGAGCTGATAGCAGTACTATTGATTCGCTCGAATCGGCTCTCTAGTCCCAAACCAAAAGTTCCGTAATGCTGTTCTAATGCGGCATTTACTTCGGCCCCAAAAACATTGCTATAATGTTTTGATCTACCTTTGCTGGTTTGCCTTCCCAAATACCAATATTCATCTTCATTATATCGGTTACTGAGTCGAGGGCTAATAGAGAAGTCCTTGCTCAATTGATGTTTCGACTGTAGGGATGCGAATGCTGTTTTAACTTGTTCATAGGCCTCTTTGTCCGTTGGGGCAGCATAATATCCATTCGCTCCAAACTGATTGTCGATATAGCCAAAGTTTGCTTTTATTTGATTAGTCTCATTGGGCTGATAAGTTCCGTCGTAATACAATTTGTTATTATTGGAGCCTGTATTATAACGCTGACCGTTGGAATCTTCATGTCCAAAATACAAGCCGTGACTGGTAAGTCCACTGTTGAACTGCGCACCTAATTGGGCTCCCTTGCCGTAATATTTACCAGAGCTCGCCTGTTCATTGTCTTTAAATGACGATCCACCATATACTTGTGCACTGATCTGATTGGATTCGATTTTTTTTGTAACGATATTGATCGCACCTGTGAGCGCATTGATGCCGAAGATACGGGAGGCTGGTCCTCTGATAATTTCGATACGCTCTATAGATTCTACCGGTACGGGGAGGTTCATATTGTGGTGCGCAGTCTGTGGATCTGTAATTTTAACACCATTTAATAGGATAGCAGTTTGTTCAAATGAGCCACCATCTATACTTACATCAGCCTGTGAACCAAATGGTCCTCTTTGACGTACATCTACACCAGGTATATTTGTTAGCAGTTCGTTTATCGAACGATTGGGTAGTCGTTGGATGTCTTCTTGTGTCAGTATCTGTATATTTTTGCTCTGCTTTGAGAAGGGGATCTGGAGCCTGTTCTGATTAATAATGACTTCATTCAATGCTGTCGTATCCCTCATTTGTGCATAGGTTGCACCTACAGTTAAGACGATGGCGAGCTTTGTTAACGCTATTTTTTTATTCAACATGATTTCATTTAATTACCCTATATAACCATAAACTTGGTAGTTCGTAAAGAGATTCGATATATCCTTGTTACCTGTTGTTGATTTGCGCCAGTATAGTATTTTACCTTTTTGCAAAATCACTATAGGGCAGTTCATAGGTTTTATGCCGCAAAACTAGTTCAGTTGATTAAGAAAGTAAATAGTCCGGTACTAATATTGTGTGTAGTCCGGTCGGTTACCTGCGGTCTACTTACGTCCATTCCTCGCGGCCAATAGGCTTTTTACCGTTTGTAGTGATGCTATCCTGCTTATTTTCAAATTTGATTTTGGAGGCGCTAGAAAGGTCGGGTTGACCAGACTCAAGCCAGGCCGAGTACCAGTATGAGGCTACCCGAAGAATTGTTTTACGCATTCTCCGTTCCACCATTCCGTTCAATGCATGATGATAGGCTTTAGCATAACTATCGGAATAAGTCCATAACAATTGATTGTTCCGTTCTATAAATGAGTTTTTTTGAGAAGCTTTAAACTGTTTGTTGAGAAGCGATTCAATACTGAGTACAGAATCGACGAGTTGATTGCTTTCACGAACAATATTCCAGGCTTCGCTTAAAGGATCTACGATATAAATGGCTTTTCCAACAAGTAGGTTATACTTGCCGGCGAACATTTCGGGTAGTCGGCTCTCCCAAAAAGCATGAATGCCGATCTGACCAGTTAATTGGCCATTATAATTTTTGGTCGTATGTAAGGGGACATGGGCATCGGCGATATAATGACCTAAATCTGCTGAATGTTTGACGATTTTATCATAATCCTTTGATTGAAAGGCTTTCACAAGCTTTAGATAGGTAAAGTTAATTTGCCAGGGGATAATACCGTTTTTAAGTAGTTGTCGTTCTTGGAATTTATCCTTTGCTTGTGACCAATGTATGGGTATTGAATCTATCTGTCTATCTGCACGGTAATCTTCAATGTCAATAAAGTGTCGTGGTCCCTCAGTACTGTCGATAAAACAACGCTTATCTGGATCTACAGCTTTCTCTGTAATAAGGTCAATATTGGTCTTGTAAAATTTGGCCAACTTTGCGGGGAGTGCAAAAACCGCGTAATGGTTGATTTTTTTATGCGCAAAAAATCCCCATGAATTAAATGTAAACAGTACAACAATGGAAAGTGTCCAAAGGAGAGGAGACTTTTTCATAGTAAATTGGTTATTAAATAATTGTTAATCCTAAAGATACATAAAAATGAAGAAAAATGGTATTAACTATATAAATTCATTATATTAATTTATCTTTTCTTAATATGACTAAACAATAAAATAATATTGATAGTCGTTAAAATTCATTAATTTGCCGACACAAATACAGTCGTTATGAAGATATTGTACGCCGTACAAGGGACTGGCAATGGGCACCTGAGTCGTGCCATGGACATTGTTCCCTGTTTGAAAGCTTTGGGAGAAGTGGATGTTTTGGTCAGTGGAATTCAGGCAGATCTCTCCTTACCTTTTGAAGTAAAGTATCGTTTTCATGGTTTAAGCTTTATTTTCGGAAAATCGGGAGGCGTAGACTTATGGAAAACTTTTATGAGTTCAACCATTCGTAAATTTACCAACGAGATCAAAAGTCTGCCAATCGAAGGTTATGATTTGGTTATCAATGATTTTGAGCCTATTTCAGCATGGGCCTGTCACTCCAAGGATCTAGAATGCATTGGATTAAGTCATCAGATAGGGGCTCTGGATCCTGCAAGTCCTAAACCGGAAGAAAGTGATATGTTGGGGAAGTTTATTATGAAAAATTATGCTCCTGCGACACATTCATATGGCTTCCATTTTAAAAGATACACCAAGAATATTTTTCCTCCGGTTATCCGTAATGCCGTCCGTGATTTGACTGTTACTGACCAAGGACATTACACCGTTTATTTGCCCGCCTATGATGATGCGCATCTGTTGAAACACTTAATGAAGTTTCCGGACGTGAAATGGGATGTATTCAGCAAGCACAATTCCCGACCCTTTGAGATGAAGAATGTGACGATCAAACCAATCAATAATCAAGCTTTTATTGAAAGTATGGCTTCTTCCTCCGGAGTTTTATGCGGCGCGGGTTTTGAAACCCCCGCAGAAGCGTTATATTTGAAAAAGAAACTATTGGTCGTCCCGATGAAAAATCAATATGAGCAGCATCTAAATGCAGCATCATTGGAAGAAATGGGCGTACCAGTGATTTCGAGTTTAAAACAGAAAAATATGCTGGCCATTGAGGCTTGGCTCAACAGTAAATCAAGGGTTGAAGTTGATTACCCTAATATAACGCAAGAAATTATCAATGAAATTGTGCAAAAGCACCGCTAAGTAAAACATGAAATACATCACATTAGCCCTATTGTCTCTGACAACCGTAACAGGATTTGCTCAGCAGAAAAAAAAGACCAGTACGGTCAAGAAAAAAACAGTGACAACAAAAACAAGTTCAACCAATCTTTTGGTGACCAAAGCGGATTCTGTATCCTATGCATTTGGTATGGATATTGGAAAATCATTGAAATCAACCGAAGTAGAATATTTAAAAGCTGATGTTATCGCAAAAGCGATTGCTGCTACCTTGAAAAATGAGAAAACCTTATTGGAAGATGGACAAACAAGAGAAGTCATCCAAAAAGCCATTATGGATATACGCGCTGAGAAAGAGGCTATAAGTCGCGCGCAAGAAGATAAATTCTTCGCTGAAAATGCGAAAATAACGGGAATGAAAACGACGGCTGAGGGAATTCAGTATCTTGTTTTGACTCAGACAGAAGGAGCGAAGCCTACTGTGAATGATGAAGTTACTGTGCATTATAAAGGAACCTTATTAAACGGTAAACAATTTGATAGTTCGTATGATCGAAATGAACCATTAAAACTATCGTTGGGACAAGTGATCAAAGGTTGGCAGATCGGTATTCCATTAATGTCGAAGGGGGCTAAATATAAGTTTTTTATACCAAGCAGACTTGCCTATGGTGGGCAGGC
The window above is part of the Sphingobacterium sp. ML3W genome. Proteins encoded here:
- a CDS encoding ThuA domain-containing protein, which produces MNKFSIFLFFFFAVTMTAIAQKRVLIFSKTQGFRHSSIEKGAQVLKQLLDKEKIASDHSEDAALFTDQDLKKYDAIIFLSTTGNILDETQQEAFVRYIQSGKGFVGIHAATDTEFDWPWYNGLVGAYFTSHPAVQNAKIAIVDRKHIATKHLDPVWWHKDEWYNFKDVKEGLHVLMNLDEKSYNGGKMGDHHPISWSQNYDGGKVFYTGLGHTEESYDEPAFQKHLIGGILSVLPKK
- a CDS encoding TonB-dependent receptor, which codes for MLNKKIALTKLAIVLTVGATYAQMRDTTALNEVIINQNRLQIPFSKQSKNIQILTQEDIQRLPNRSINELLTNIPGVDVRQRGPFGSQADVSIDGGSFEQTAILLNGVKITDPQTAHHNMNLPVPVESIERIEIIRGPASRIFGINALTGAINIVTKKIESNQISAQVYGGSSFKDNEQASSGKYYGKGAQLGAQFNSGLTSHGLYFGHEDSNGQRYNTGSNNNKLYYDGTYQPNETNQIKANFGYIDNQFGANGYYAAPTDKEAYEQVKTAFASLQSKHQLSKDFSISPRLSNRYNEDEYWYLGRQTSKGRSKHYSNVFGAEVNAALEQHYGTFGLGLESRFERINSTAISSHNRENYGGYLEFKTEAIAKLMVNAGAYVNYNSKFGWQVFPGLDLGYSITERWKFVLSAGSAQRIPSFTDLYTNQTANIGNPDLTSENAYQIEGGIKYLSNHIVAQVSYFHRNINDFIDWQKTDGAVAEGTVIPWKPSNIGKNIVDGLNGSFRYQLNDPMATTRFYTTISYNYLNPKIKVENGIRSKYAIENLRQQVILNFTVNHKNWMLTTANRFNERISYKNYFIADLRASYQLIGLNIFADIQNIFDKSYIEAAAVPMPGRWFSLGAKYKFRY
- a CDS encoding zinc dependent phospholipase C family protein is translated as MKKSPLLWTLSIVVLFTFNSWGFFAHKKINHYAVFALPAKLAKFYKTNIDLITEKAVDPDKRCFIDSTEGPRHFIDIEDYRADRQIDSIPIHWSQAKDKFQERQLLKNGIIPWQINFTYLKLVKAFQSKDYDKIVKHSADLGHYIADAHVPLHTTKNYNGQLTGQIGIHAFWESRLPEMFAGKYNLLVGKAIYIVDPLSEAWNIVRESNQLVDSVLSIESLLNKQFKASQKNSFIERNNQLLWTYSDSYAKAYHHALNGMVERRMRKTILRVASYWYSAWLESGQPDLSSASKIKFENKQDSITTNGKKPIGREEWT
- a CDS encoding glycosyltransferase family protein; amino-acid sequence: MKILYAVQGTGNGHLSRAMDIVPCLKALGEVDVLVSGIQADLSLPFEVKYRFHGLSFIFGKSGGVDLWKTFMSSTIRKFTNEIKSLPIEGYDLVINDFEPISAWACHSKDLECIGLSHQIGALDPASPKPEESDMLGKFIMKNYAPATHSYGFHFKRYTKNIFPPVIRNAVRDLTVTDQGHYTVYLPAYDDAHLLKHLMKFPDVKWDVFSKHNSRPFEMKNVTIKPINNQAFIESMASSSGVLCGAGFETPAEALYLKKKLLVVPMKNQYEQHLNAASLEEMGVPVISSLKQKNMLAIEAWLNSKSRVEVDYPNITQEIINEIVQKHR
- a CDS encoding FKBP-type peptidyl-prolyl cis-trans isomerase, giving the protein MKYITLALLSLTTVTGFAQQKKKTSTVKKKTVTTKTSSTNLLVTKADSVSYAFGMDIGKSLKSTEVEYLKADVIAKAIAATLKNEKTLLEDGQTREVIQKAIMDIRAEKEAISRAQEDKFFAENAKITGMKTTAEGIQYLVLTQTEGAKPTVNDEVTVHYKGTLLNGKQFDSSYDRNEPLKLSLGQVIKGWQIGIPLMSKGAKYKFFIPSRLAYGGQAKGNDIPAHSTLVFEVELLDFNTNETT